Proteins from one Bacillota bacterium genomic window:
- a CDS encoding BrnT family toxin, with protein sequence MSVKISRFEWDARNIGHIARHKVMPWEAENVFKNGPIFRRGRGDYHTVYGRTEGGRYLFVVYLRKPDGLARVVTARDMTPAERRYYRKQRGE encoded by the coding sequence TTGAGCGTGAAAATTAGCAGATTTGAATGGGATGCTCGAAATATCGGGCATATTGCCAGACATAAGGTTATGCCCTGGGAAGCCGAGAATGTTTTCAAGAACGGGCCGATTTTTCGCAGAGGGCGCGGTGACTATCATACGGTGTACGGACGAACAGAAGGAGGACGTTACCTTTTTGTGGTGTACTTGCGAAAGCCCGATGGTTTGGCTCGTGTCGTCACTGCCCGGGACATGACCCCAGCCGAGAGGCGGTATTACCGCAAGCAAAGAGGGGAGTGA